The window TAAATCCCCAGATTGGTCCAAAGAAGATAACTCCACCCAGCAATGAAACTCCACCCGGAATAATAGGAATCACAACTTGAATTATTTGAATTAAAGTAAAAATCAAGGGGCCAATGATCTGTTTATTTGCCAAATAAGCCTTCATTTTTTCCTGGCTTGTGAAAATTCCTAACCTATACCAATAAATACTTAGTAAAACTAGGATAATTGTAGTAACAATCGTCAAAATATTGATTAATTTACGACTCGTTTTAGTAGACATTTTTCTGCCCTCCTTGGTATGTTAAATTAATGATAACAAAAACAAGACAAAATAGGCGATTTAACCGATGAAATAAACTTAAATATAGGATGAATAAGATATGACTTATCGTTGACATTTATTCTATAATATTAGTGTGCTATAAAATAACTAAGAGGCTTAATTATGGTTGTTATAAAAAAAGACATAATTTACGACGAAACTAACAATTTGAAGACAGACATTTATTTTCCTAACAATACTAATTCACAAACCAAAATTCTAATCTTCTGGCATGGTGGGGGCTGGTTTGCTGGCTCAAAAAATGATGTTAAGGATCTTGGAATAAAATTAGCAAATGCAGGCTTTATGACTCTCATCCCTGACTATCGCTTGGCTCCAGACTTTACTTTTCCGGCTGCTCATCAAGACAGCAAAAAATTTGTGAAATGGTTACTAGAGTCAAATTATACCGATGAAGACGATCAACAAAATATCGTACAAATTGGTGCTAGTGTTGGTGGTACTTTAGCTATCTATGTTGCTGGACTATACGGTTTTCCTACTGTAACTTGGTCAGCATCTGTAGACTTTTCTAATTGGATGAAAAATCACCCTAACGTTATTCCTTCAAGATATGGAGCTAACGAATTAAAGCTTACTAATTTACATGATATTTTTGAATCATTTTATAAGTTCTTTGTATTGACGTACGCAGGTAAAGATAATCAAACTATTTACAAACAAATGGATGCAGAAAATTATGATCTTAGCAATTTAGGACGCTTAAAAATGATCAATTCTGCCCACGAACTTGTTCCATTAAACGGAATTTTAAAATTTGTCGACTTTTTGGCTAATCATGATCATGAAATTGAATTATTGATTATCAAAGGTAAGCGCCATGCAATGGACTATGCCAAGGACTACTTGGATGAATCTTTAGATTTTCTTTTTCAGACAATCAAGGAGTAAAAGAATGATTAATATTAACAAATTTATTTCCATTCGCAAAAAATTAGGTTTATCGCAGACTGAATTATGCAATGGCATTTGTACCCAATCTACATTAAGTAAATTTGAAAATAATGGTCGTATTCCGTCTTTAAAGATTTTAAATAGTCTCTGCGACCGTTTGAATATTAACGTAGCAGATATTATGGATGCAGATTCTAATAAAAAAAACATCTCATAAACTATTTGAAGCCGATTTTGCTGTCATTCAGCTTGATTTTCCAAAAGTAGCTCAAATTTTAGCTAGCATTAATAAAGATGAGTTAACACGTCAAGAAGACGTCCTTCATTATTTCTATCTACGTGGTCTTCTTGCCTTAAATCTTGATCATGCTGAGACTGATGCTCTGTATTACTTCAATTCAATTCTTGATGCAAACCTGTCAAAACAGAATAAGATCTATCATCTTCTTGCACTTAAAGGTTGTAGTCAAGTCTATGATTTACAAAATGATGTTGACAAAGCTCGCCATTACTATGACATCATCCTCTCCTCAATATCCAATGTTCAGCTCGATGATGAAGACTCACTACTACAATTTCTTTCTATTTTATGTAATGGCGGCGAATTTTATGGCCGAAACCAAGATTATGAACAGTCAAACAAACTATTAGAGATGGGATATGATTTATGCAAAAAACGTCATGTAATTTATTTTACCGCTCGCATCCTTTTTCAATTAGCTCAAAATAATATTGCAGAAAATGGCTCACAAGAACGGACTACTCAATATTTAAACGATTCAGCCGCTTTTGCTCGTTTAAACAATAATCATGTATTATTAGAAAAAATTAGTAAACTTGCGTAAATTAAATCACTTCTTTTATGTCTTACTAAAAAGAAGTGATTTTTATATACATCTAAGAGAAAGCGCTTTATAATAAAAATATATTGAAAAGAGGAAATTTTATGTCTAAATATGAATCTATTAATCCATATACTAATCAGCTGATTAAGAGTTACCCAGATGCTACTCAAGAAGAGATTGAGCAAGCACTTGATGCTGGAGAAAAATTATACTTAACTTGGCGTAATCAGCTTCCTGCTACTAGAAGTCAATTACTTCACCAAATAGCCAATAATTTCAAAAAGCATCGTGAAGAAATAGCTAAAACTATGACTTTAGAAATGGGAAAGCTATATCACGAATCACTTGAAGAAGTAGACTTATGTATCAATATTTGTAATTACTATGCTGAAAAAGCTCCTAAAATGCTAGAGCCTACTCCGCTAGAAACAAGTTTAGGGACTGCGTACTACTTAAAGCAATCAACAGGTATTATCATGGCTTGCGAGCCTTGGAATTTTCCACTTTATCAAGTAATTAGAGTATTTGCCCCTAACTTCATGGTCGGAAATCCCATCATCTTAAAACATGCACATAACGTTCCAGCTTCAGCTCAATTAACAGAAAAGATCATTCAAGAAGCTGGTGCTCCAAAAGCAAGTTTGCAAAACTTATTTTTATCTTATGCCCAAATTGGTGACGTAATTGCTGACAAACGTATTCAAGGAGTTGCTGTTACAGGTTCAGAACGTGGCGGAAGTAGCGTTGCTGAAGCAGCCGGCAAAAATATTAAAAAATCGACAATGGAATTAGGTGGAAATGACCCATTTATTGTTTTAGCTGATGCTGATTCTACGGTATTAAAAAATGTACTAAGTGAGGCTAGAACTTATAATTGTGGTCAAGTCTGCACTTCTTCTAAACGAATTATTGTTGTTGAATCACGCTACGACGAAGTAATGGATATTTTGCATCATACTTTTGCTAGTCTTAAACCAGGTAATCCATTAGATGAGAATACAAGTCTTGCACCAATGAATTCTCAAAAAGCAGCTGATAAATTAGCTGCACAAGTCAAAAAAGGAATTGAACATGGAGCAGAAGTTGTCTATCAATATCCAGAAATTAAAAGTACCGGTGCATTCTTCCGTCCAATGATTTTAACCAATATTGATCAAAACAATCCATTATTTGACGAAGAACTATTTGGGCCAGTGGCTGAAGTATTTAAGGTTAAAGATGAAGAAACAGCAATTGCACTAGCCAATAATTCAAGCTTTGGCTTAGGTTCAAGCGTTATTTCTGAAAATAAAGCTCATGCTCAAGAAGTAGCTAGTGAAATTGAAACTGGGATGACAGTAATCAACGGACGCTGGATTACAGCCCCAGAATTACCATTTGGCGGAGTTAAAAAATCTGGTTATGGTCGTGAATTGAGCGAACTAGGTTTAATGTCATTTGTAAATGAGCACTTAGTGATTGATGTTTCAAAATAATTTTCTAAACATATAAAAAAAGAATTGGATCAGATGATGACCCAATTCTTTTTAATTTTGTCTCATACTGCGAAATGCAACAACTGTTAAAAGAATACTTGATACAAATAATAAGTATGTAGAAACACCAAATGAGATTGCATTCGCTACAATCCTCTGAATTTCAACACTATTTGCTGCTGCATTATTAGTAATTCCTAAGGATGAACCAGCATTCATAAAGATTAATTCAATAGCACAAATTACTAAGACGATTGATTCGATTAAAGAAAGGAAGAAAACGATTCTCTTATTATTTTTACCATTCCTAATTGTCAAAATAATAATTGCAATTGGTACTCCAACTAAAAGAAGCCACATTCCATAACCAATCAAAAGATACTTACCATTAAATCTACCAATTGAAAGTAAGGCTTTTGAAATAGATAGAGTTTGATATCCTTGCATCATTCCTGAAGAGAATGGACCACTAAATACAAGTAGCAAATTTAAAACTGCAATTAAGACTACTCCCAATTGAGTTGCCGTTCTCTTTTGTTTAACAACCTTTTTTATTGCTTCTGGATCACGCCCCAATTTATTGTCAATCTTCTGTCGGTGAGCTTTTACACGATTCTCCCCTTCTTCAAAAGAATTAACCACATCAGAACCAACCTTATTAACATGCTCAGTTAATCGCTGATCAACAGTGTACTGTTCTGTTACTTTGCCTTTATTTTTATCACAAACTATAAACAACCAGATTAACAGTGCAAAGAAACAAGACCACCCTAATGATGGTGAAAAACTAGTCAAAATCAACAAAATAATTCCAACAACAAAGACAATCATTGAATTTACTTGAATCCAATTAATCATGCTAGCAATTGTAGAATTTTGCTTTTTTGGCTCAATCTTTTTAACAGAACGTGTTTCTTGCTTTTGACGATTATCAGAGCCTTCATTACGAGTTGGATTCTGCCCAGTAAAAAACTCATTTCTAAATTTTTCTAAATCAAAATGACAGTTAGGACACTGCTTATCAGTCGGCTTTACATCTTCACCACAATTTGGACATTTCATTTTTTATTCCCTCATAAACTTTTTTAGCTTATTATAGCATTTCAAGCAATTAAACTAAAAAGCAGAGACTGCTTACGCTGTTCTCTGCTTTTTTCTAGATGCCATTCTTACTAATAGCCAAGCAATAATAAATAGAATTGCAATACCAATTAAGGACCCAATTAGTTTTTTAGCATCCCCATTAAAGATTGCATCTCCGCCAAAAGCATATATAAAAGATGTAGGAAACATCCCCACAATTACTATTAACAAAAACTTATTTGCTGGCACATTTAATCTAGCTGCAGTGTAGTCAACTAACACACTCGGTATTACTGGCACCATGAAGCCTAGTGTCATTCCCAAGCTTGGATGTTTTTGTGCCATTAGCCAATTTAAAAACTTGTTTTTCTTAAATCGATGGGAAAAATCAACTCTTTTAATTAAACTCTCTACAATACAATTTCCTAAAATATTGCCAGCCCAGTTAATTGCTAATCCAATCCAAGGTCCGTAGCAAAGACCCGCTAAAATACAAAAAACTGAATTTGACATACCAGGAATAGCATTCAGAACTGTTATTAGTCCTAATAAAAATAGGCTATCACGTACTTCATGCTGGCGAATTAAGTAGAGTAATTTTGTTTTAGTATGACTATCAGGATGCATTAAAACATCAATTTCAGGACGATAGTCTCGGTAAAGTAAATAGAGTAAAATGATTGCGGATAAGATTCCGCAGGCGATAAATATTACTTTTCTCAATTTTTTTGTCATAATTTCACTCATCTATTTCAATTATACATAGTTATTAACTATAT of the Lactobacillus gasseri ATCC 33323 = JCM 1131 genome contains:
- a CDS encoding alpha/beta hydrolase fold domain-containing protein; protein product: MVVIKKDIIYDETNNLKTDIYFPNNTNSQTKILIFWHGGGWFAGSKNDVKDLGIKLANAGFMTLIPDYRLAPDFTFPAAHQDSKKFVKWLLESNYTDEDDQQNIVQIGASVGGTLAIYVAGLYGFPTVTWSASVDFSNWMKNHPNVIPSRYGANELKLTNLHDIFESFYKFFVLTYAGKDNQTIYKQMDAENYDLSNLGRLKMINSAHELVPLNGILKFVDFLANHDHEIELLIIKGKRHAMDYAKDYLDESLDFLFQTIKE
- a CDS encoding NAD-dependent succinate-semialdehyde dehydrogenase translates to MSKYESINPYTNQLIKSYPDATQEEIEQALDAGEKLYLTWRNQLPATRSQLLHQIANNFKKHREEIAKTMTLEMGKLYHESLEEVDLCINICNYYAEKAPKMLEPTPLETSLGTAYYLKQSTGIIMACEPWNFPLYQVIRVFAPNFMVGNPIILKHAHNVPASAQLTEKIIQEAGAPKASLQNLFLSYAQIGDVIADKRIQGVAVTGSERGGSSVAEAAGKNIKKSTMELGGNDPFIVLADADSTVLKNVLSEARTYNCGQVCTSSKRIIVVESRYDEVMDILHHTFASLKPGNPLDENTSLAPMNSQKAADKLAAQVKKGIEHGAEVVYQYPEIKSTGAFFRPMILTNIDQNNPLFDEELFGPVAEVFKVKDEETAIALANNSSFGLGSSVISENKAHAQEVASEIETGMTVINGRWITAPELPFGGVKKSGYGRELSELGLMSFVNEHLVIDVSK
- a CDS encoding zinc-ribbon domain-containing protein, which translates into the protein MKCPNCGEDVKPTDKQCPNCHFDLEKFRNEFFTGQNPTRNEGSDNRQKQETRSVKKIEPKKQNSTIASMINWIQVNSMIVFVVGIILLILTSFSPSLGWSCFFALLIWLFIVCDKNKGKVTEQYTVDQRLTEHVNKVGSDVVNSFEEGENRVKAHRQKIDNKLGRDPEAIKKVVKQKRTATQLGVVLIAVLNLLLVFSGPFSSGMMQGYQTLSISKALLSIGRFNGKYLLIGYGMWLLLVGVPIAIIILTIRNGKNNKRIVFFLSLIESIVLVICAIELIFMNAGSSLGITNNAAANSVEIQRIVANAISFGVSTYLLFVSSILLTVVAFRSMRQN
- a CDS encoding TVP38/TMEM64 family protein → MTKKLRKVIFIACGILSAIILLYLLYRDYRPEIDVLMHPDSHTKTKLLYLIRQHEVRDSLFLLGLITVLNAIPGMSNSVFCILAGLCYGPWIGLAINWAGNILGNCIVESLIKRVDFSHRFKKNKFLNWLMAQKHPSLGMTLGFMVPVIPSVLVDYTAARLNVPANKFLLIVIVGMFPTSFIYAFGGDAIFNGDAKKLIGSLIGIAILFIIAWLLVRMASRKKQRTA